Proteins found in one Aneurinibacillus uraniidurans genomic segment:
- a CDS encoding VOC family protein: MIHHIDHLVLTVKDLGKTCHFYTHVLGMEEVSFGNGRKALAFGNQKINLHEVGKEFEPKAAQPTSGSADLCFIASWPLTKVINHLQKCRVEIIEGPVKRTGAVGPIESVYIRDPDENLIEISSYEVLEERD, encoded by the coding sequence TTGATTCATCACATTGACCACTTGGTATTAACTGTAAAAGATCTAGGTAAGACATGTCATTTCTACACGCATGTACTTGGCATGGAGGAAGTTTCATTCGGTAATGGCAGAAAAGCGTTAGCGTTTGGAAACCAGAAGATAAATTTACATGAGGTCGGAAAAGAATTCGAGCCGAAAGCGGCACAGCCGACAAGTGGCTCGGCTGATTTGTGCTTTATTGCAAGTTGGCCGCTAACAAAGGTGATCAACCACTTGCAGAAGTGTCGGGTTGAGATTATCGAAGGACCTGTTAAACGAACCGGTGCTGTTGGTCCGATTGAGTCGGTGTATATTAGAGACCCGGATGAAAACTTGATTGAAATTTCAAGTTATGAAGTTTTGGAGGAAAGAGATTGA
- a CDS encoding DUF817 domain-containing protein, whose amino-acid sequence MVYLRQLYEFGYQQAMSCIFPVSIFVTLALSKVIHIPGLYRYDFILLICILIQYVMYKTGLETKDELKVISVFHLIGLALEIYKVHTASWSYPEPAWTKVMGVPLYSGFMYASVASYMCQSWRRLHLQVHGWPNTVWAVALGGMIYLNFFTHHYVYDFRWILTALLFIVFFRTSVQFSLREAIYKMPLVLSFLLIGFFIWIAENIATFFGAWQYPNQREAWELVHIGKISSWFLLVVISFIIVAQLKHLKVRRVKAFYHEC is encoded by the coding sequence ATGGTATATTTACGGCAATTATATGAATTTGGTTATCAACAGGCCATGTCCTGTATTTTTCCTGTTTCTATTTTTGTAACCCTTGCGCTTTCAAAAGTGATTCATATACCAGGTCTGTATCGTTATGATTTCATTCTGCTTATTTGTATTCTCATTCAATATGTGATGTATAAAACAGGTCTCGAAACAAAGGATGAACTAAAAGTCATTTCTGTGTTTCATCTGATCGGACTAGCGCTTGAAATCTATAAAGTACATACGGCTTCCTGGTCTTATCCGGAGCCTGCCTGGACAAAAGTGATGGGAGTTCCTCTGTATAGCGGGTTTATGTATGCCAGCGTAGCCAGCTATATGTGTCAATCATGGCGGAGACTGCACTTGCAAGTGCATGGATGGCCCAACACTGTATGGGCCGTAGCACTGGGAGGAATGATTTATCTTAACTTTTTCACCCATCACTATGTGTATGATTTTCGCTGGATCTTAACCGCATTATTATTCATTGTCTTTTTTCGTACCTCTGTACAATTCTCTTTACGGGAAGCTATCTACAAAATGCCGCTGGTGCTTTCGTTTTTGCTAATTGGCTTTTTCATCTGGATTGCTGAAAACATCGCCACTTTTTTCGGGGCATGGCAATATCCAAATCAACGAGAAGCCTGGGAGCTTGTTCACATTGGAAAAATCAGTTCGTGGTTTTTGCTTGTTGTGATTAGCTTTATTATTGTGGCGCAGCTGAAGCATTTGAAAGTAAGAAGAGTAAAAGCTTTTTATCACGAGTGTTGA
- a CDS encoding YciI family protein, with translation MFLVVLKYIQPLEKVEAYLEEHVAFLNKYYEQSRFIFSGRRNPRTGGVILANVNTEAEIQAIIKEDPFYVNEIAEYDVIEFIPTKYDENFEVFIKN, from the coding sequence ATGTTCTTGGTCGTATTAAAATATATCCAACCATTAGAAAAGGTTGAAGCGTATTTAGAAGAGCATGTTGCATTTTTAAACAAGTATTATGAGCAATCCAGGTTTATTTTTTCAGGGCGAAGAAACCCAAGGACGGGTGGAGTTATTCTGGCTAATGTAAATACGGAAGCAGAAATACAGGCAATCATTAAAGAAGACCCTTTCTATGTTAATGAAATTGCCGAATATGATGTAATAGAGTTTATCCCTACAAAATACGATGAAAACTTTGAGGTATTCATAAAGAACTAA
- a CDS encoding MFS transporter, which translates to MEHSIPRKTNLFQNRFVQTIMLSGILLQIGIWVRNFSVLLFVMDKTDNDPLAVSLISVAEFAPIFLFSFIGGTYADRWPPKRTMVWCDIVSALSVFAVLLTLVFGTWQSVFFVTLVSAILSQFSQPSAMKLFKVHVAPKQLQAGMAMFQTLMAIFMVIGPIVGTFVYQRFGIQIAVGVTGISFLLSAAVLRLLPPDQIEEKTGDENVWQEMVDGFRYVLRTPVLKSLSGAFLFAGLAVGILQPLAVFVVMERLGLPKESVQWLLMVNGLAMLIGGGLVMGLAKKVAPQKLLAMGMFVSAISACGIGLSTDLNLTLALEFLNGLFFPCIHIGVSTLILQASEEAYIGRVNGVLTPMFMGMMVVTMSAAGFLKKTISLVGAYETAGALFLLGMLTVLPLFRMQVGVSANQCDDSCD; encoded by the coding sequence GTGGAGCATTCGATACCTAGGAAGACAAATTTGTTTCAAAATCGATTTGTACAGACGATTATGCTATCCGGGATTTTGCTGCAAATCGGCATCTGGGTGCGCAATTTTTCTGTTTTGTTATTTGTCATGGATAAAACGGACAACGATCCATTGGCCGTTTCGCTTATTTCGGTCGCAGAGTTTGCGCCGATTTTTCTATTTTCCTTTATCGGCGGCACGTACGCCGATCGCTGGCCGCCGAAGCGGACGATGGTATGGTGCGACATTGTAAGCGCGTTATCTGTATTCGCAGTGTTATTGACACTTGTATTCGGTACATGGCAGTCTGTTTTTTTTGTGACGCTCGTATCGGCGATTTTATCGCAGTTTTCCCAACCGTCTGCCATGAAATTGTTTAAGGTTCACGTTGCTCCCAAGCAGCTGCAGGCAGGTATGGCTATGTTTCAAACGCTAATGGCTATCTTCATGGTTATTGGACCGATCGTAGGAACGTTCGTGTATCAAAGATTTGGGATTCAGATTGCGGTTGGGGTGACCGGTATCTCGTTTTTATTATCAGCAGCCGTGCTGCGACTGCTTCCACCTGACCAAATCGAGGAGAAAACAGGAGACGAAAATGTGTGGCAGGAGATGGTAGACGGATTTCGTTATGTACTACGGACCCCTGTATTAAAGTCGCTCAGTGGAGCTTTCTTGTTCGCCGGGCTTGCCGTTGGAATCCTGCAGCCGCTCGCTGTCTTTGTTGTCATGGAACGACTCGGTCTGCCAAAAGAGAGTGTCCAATGGCTTCTGATGGTAAATGGTCTCGCGATGCTCATCGGTGGTGGGCTGGTCATGGGACTTGCCAAAAAAGTCGCTCCGCAAAAATTGCTGGCGATGGGGATGTTCGTAAGTGCAATTTCCGCTTGCGGCATAGGATTGTCAACTGATCTAAACCTGACACTTGCACTAGAGTTTTTGAATGGCCTATTCTTCCCATGCATTCATATCGGGGTAAGTACGCTCATTCTACAAGCATCTGAAGAAGCATACATCGGACGTGTGAACGGTGTGCTTACTCCAATGTTCATGGGCATGATGGTTGTGACGATGAGTGCAGCTGGCTTTCTGAAAAAAACGATTTCGCTTGTCGGTGCGTATGAAACAGCAGGCGCATTATTTTTACTTGGCATGCTAACGGTCTTGCCATTGTTTCGCATGCAGGTGGGAGTATCTGCGAATCAATGTGACGACAGCTGCGACTAA
- a CDS encoding DEAD/DEAH box helicase: MRNWSGKIFSWFGKERQEDEQASISTEHPIHDREEKEELQTLSDMERESETAVYKNRLPQVQGRKKAQKKPVRVIGQELFQLLDYRNDLAGESTDFPDDYAPKVSLRPHQIQLYNVLLKREGLLIADQEGVGKTPPILCAHEAKIRAGRIQRGLYITKASFVQDVYRQAQQFTHLRVRILKGTSEQRMSMYADFSTHPYELVIMSYEQFRQDINHVLNIHQQNPFDVCYLDEAQMIKHAESQIGKVVHRLETKERYAITATPVINGADDFYNILKWLRWPVTSKVFYASAVVNMESLQEALRTDMIRRLKTDVVQHIPSVIPYNLSVELTGLQRELYDAVKKAIPGERFEGFSFYHIPTPLAKYTRLSQIVESAEIVGGAEGTAGSGKLEMIEDLVEDIVLRGEKVVIFSQSRIFVEIMHEYFEKYNPAILHGEIQNRQRQVDKFMNDPTCWVMIGSESSSREGWMGTIANNVIFTSKPWSPAYVSQCIGRVRHFGAEGHKHIHVYSLLGESTVDESLEKLLGEEQYMIDELVETGTNRSDMLRLLIEEEEKAHDPMVIN, from the coding sequence ATGCGGAATTGGAGTGGAAAAATATTCAGTTGGTTCGGGAAGGAGAGGCAGGAGGATGAACAAGCTTCAATAAGTACCGAACATCCTATACATGATCGTGAGGAAAAAGAGGAGCTTCAAACACTTTCAGATATGGAACGTGAATCAGAAACAGCAGTGTATAAGAATCGGCTGCCTCAGGTGCAGGGAAGAAAAAAGGCGCAAAAAAAGCCTGTTCGTGTGATTGGTCAAGAATTATTTCAACTGCTAGATTATCGTAATGACCTGGCTGGAGAATCAACCGATTTCCCCGACGATTATGCTCCGAAAGTTTCGTTACGTCCTCATCAAATTCAACTATATAACGTCTTACTAAAGCGTGAGGGATTGTTGATTGCCGATCAGGAGGGAGTGGGGAAGACCCCGCCGATTTTGTGCGCTCACGAGGCGAAGATACGGGCTGGTAGGATTCAACGGGGGCTATATATTACCAAAGCGAGCTTCGTACAAGATGTCTATCGTCAGGCGCAGCAGTTTACCCATTTGCGTGTTCGTATTCTCAAGGGAACGAGTGAACAGCGTATGAGTATGTACGCTGATTTTTCTACCCATCCGTATGAGTTAGTGATCATGTCATATGAACAATTCCGCCAGGATATCAACCATGTGCTGAATATCCACCAACAAAATCCGTTTGATGTGTGCTATTTAGATGAAGCACAAATGATCAAACATGCAGAGTCACAGATTGGAAAGGTTGTTCATCGACTTGAAACGAAAGAACGATACGCGATTACCGCGACACCGGTGATTAATGGTGCAGATGATTTCTATAACATACTAAAGTGGCTGCGCTGGCCTGTGACATCTAAAGTGTTTTATGCAAGTGCGGTTGTCAATATGGAATCGCTGCAAGAGGCATTGCGTACGGATATGATCCGCCGTTTGAAAACAGATGTGGTGCAGCATATTCCTTCTGTTATTCCTTATAATCTTTCTGTGGAGCTTACCGGGTTACAGAGAGAATTATATGATGCAGTAAAAAAAGCGATACCGGGTGAAAGATTTGAAGGTTTTTCATTCTATCATATTCCAACGCCGCTTGCTAAATATACCCGTCTAAGTCAGATTGTAGAGTCTGCTGAAATTGTCGGTGGGGCAGAGGGAACAGCGGGAAGCGGAAAATTGGAGATGATAGAAGATCTGGTAGAGGATATCGTTTTACGGGGCGAGAAAGTCGTGATTTTTAGTCAGTCACGCATTTTTGTAGAGATTATGCATGAGTATTTTGAAAAGTATAATCCAGCGATTCTTCATGGGGAGATTCAAAATCGGCAGCGCCAGGTGGATAAATTTATGAACGATCCGACATGCTGGGTTATGATCGGGAGCGAATCTTCTAGTAGGGAGGGCTGGATGGGCACGATTGCGAACAATGTGATTTTTACAAGCAAACCGTGGTCTCCTGCGTATGTATCCCAATGTATCGGGCGTGTCCGGCATTTCGGAGCGGAAGGGCATAAGCATATTCATGTATATTCTCTGCTTGGCGAAAGTACGGTTGATGAGAGTTTGGAGAAGCTGCTAGGTGAGGAGCAATATATGATCGATGAGCTTGTCGAAACCGGAACGAACCGCAGTGATATGCTGCGCCTTCTTATTGAAGAGGAGGAAAAAGCACACGATCCAATGGTGATAAACTAG
- a CDS encoding beta-ketoacyl-[acyl-carrier-protein] synthase family protein — MKKEKVVITGYGIKAPGGYNVDHFTDSLITQISALELFPGQGTEGKDIAFGVVHDSLEEIKQDKKYRRYPRISLLAMSAMKEAVQMAGKSDLSGYRTGVFMGTALGGTLGYDEVITIANENNFKAIPVTGCGIVHYHSLASSLAESFGITGVTRTVATGCSAAIDAIQDAIMYLHAGELDTCIVGGADAPLSKSVMYAFGKIRCLSQNKALGEMGIPFSKKSAGFVMAEGASVLILEKESTALNRGAKILGVIDEVSTTNDATGIFFSDHEGKHMLYSMKQVTERRRPTYVNSQALGMVENDRIEALNHMQLFGADLPITSIKSITGHMFGASAGAQMIASLIGMERSFIPGTVNAAADDYPELPVVVDTVQTEVDSFVVTSHGYGGNNGAIMISKY; from the coding sequence ATGAAAAAAGAAAAGGTTGTTATTACCGGGTATGGTATTAAGGCACCTGGTGGGTATAATGTAGATCATTTTACAGATTCGCTTATCACACAAATAAGCGCCCTGGAGCTGTTTCCAGGGCAGGGAACCGAAGGCAAAGATATTGCCTTTGGGGTTGTGCATGACAGTCTGGAGGAAATAAAGCAAGACAAGAAATATCGACGGTACCCGAGGATTAGTCTCCTGGCGATGTCTGCGATGAAAGAAGCCGTGCAAATGGCAGGAAAGAGCGACCTGAGTGGATATAGAACAGGTGTTTTCATGGGAACTGCCTTAGGAGGGACCTTAGGGTATGATGAGGTCATTACGATTGCTAATGAGAATAACTTTAAGGCGATTCCTGTAACCGGATGTGGGATCGTTCATTATCATAGTTTAGCTTCTTCGCTGGCAGAGTCATTCGGGATAACTGGGGTGACAAGAACAGTTGCCACTGGTTGTTCCGCTGCAATTGATGCGATTCAGGATGCGATCATGTATTTACATGCTGGTGAATTGGATACTTGCATTGTCGGAGGAGCGGATGCCCCGCTTTCGAAATCAGTCATGTATGCGTTCGGAAAAATAAGATGTTTATCACAAAATAAGGCGCTGGGTGAAATGGGAATACCGTTCTCAAAAAAAAGCGCAGGGTTTGTCATGGCGGAAGGAGCCAGTGTGTTAATTCTTGAGAAAGAGTCTACTGCGTTAAATCGAGGAGCCAAAATTTTAGGCGTAATAGACGAAGTAAGTACAACGAATGATGCGACCGGAATCTTTTTTTCGGATCATGAAGGGAAGCATATGCTGTATAGCATGAAGCAGGTTACGGAACGTAGACGACCTACCTATGTGAATAGTCAGGCATTAGGAATGGTCGAGAATGATCGAATTGAGGCGCTGAACCATATGCAATTATTTGGGGCAGATCTTCCGATTACGTCGATCAAAAGCATAACGGGCCATATGTTTGGGGCGAGTGCAGGAGCGCAAATGATTGCTTCCCTGATTGGCATGGAACGAAGCTTCATTCCGGGCACAGTGAATGCAGCTGCGGATGATTATCCAGAATTACCGGTCGTAGTAGATACGGTGCAGACAGAAGTTGATAGCTTTGTTGTAACGTCCCATGGATATGGGGGGAATAATGGAGCGATCATGATTTCTAAATACTAA
- a CDS encoding sensor histidine kinase, with protein MIQEHIQDMMIEIKNFHEVIEDIEAYRTSLYSVCTKVVGTLFKENDEYVTALQEIEQTGYEIGVYFGEVREISRETLIQITHNIRVRSFDYVCHVLNYHLADPKERSFLIARFNEILNIRFTSCVNGFLFAKDKVIHHLHDQKLAVMGQMAAGMAHEIRNPLCSIKGFQQLMKQLLVNKKDSRSDFLNYIDICIDEINKVESLVSDFLILARKGEGQKNKWETVNLNDVIQKVHDLSTYFAVEKNGTVHLCMSPTPLFIKGVSSHIEQIVLNIVKNGISALKSDGLLFITLYPSIDNKEAVLTFIDNGIGIPEGELHKIFDPFFTTKEDGTGLGLCICKGLVEEMKGSIMIQSKEKEGTTVEIRLPLVT; from the coding sequence ATGATACAAGAGCATATCCAGGATATGATGATAGAGATTAAAAACTTCCATGAAGTGATTGAAGATATTGAGGCATATAGAACCTCCTTATATTCAGTATGTACGAAAGTGGTTGGAACCTTATTTAAGGAAAATGATGAATACGTAACAGCATTACAAGAAATTGAACAAACTGGTTATGAAATAGGCGTTTATTTTGGAGAAGTACGAGAGATAAGCCGAGAAACACTGATTCAGATCACACATAATATCCGGGTGCGTTCTTTTGATTATGTCTGTCATGTGTTGAATTATCATCTAGCAGACCCGAAGGAGCGTAGTTTTCTGATCGCCAGATTTAATGAAATTTTAAATATAAGATTCACCAGCTGTGTAAATGGTTTTTTGTTTGCCAAGGATAAAGTTATCCATCATCTGCATGATCAGAAATTAGCAGTTATGGGACAAATGGCAGCAGGAATGGCTCATGAAATTAGGAATCCGTTGTGTAGTATTAAAGGGTTTCAACAATTAATGAAGCAATTGCTGGTGAATAAGAAGGATAGCCGAAGTGATTTTCTAAATTATATTGATATTTGCATAGATGAAATTAATAAGGTAGAGAGTCTTGTATCTGACTTTCTTATTTTAGCGCGTAAAGGAGAGGGTCAAAAAAATAAATGGGAAACGGTGAATTTGAATGATGTTATTCAAAAAGTACATGATTTATCTACATATTTTGCAGTAGAGAAGAATGGTACCGTTCATTTATGTATGTCACCGACTCCTTTATTTATTAAAGGGGTATCTTCTCATATTGAGCAGATCGTGCTTAATATCGTAAAAAACGGAATCTCCGCATTAAAATCAGACGGACTGTTATTTATTACGCTGTATCCGTCAATCGATAATAAAGAGGCGGTATTAACGTTTATCGACAATGGAATCGGGATTCCAGAGGGTGAATTACATAAAATTTTTGATCCGTTCTTTACAACAAAAGAGGATGGAACCGGACTAGGTTTATGTATATGTAAAGGGCTAGTAGAAGAGATGAAAGGAAGCATTATGATACAGTCAAAAGAAAAAGAAGGAACCACGGTTGAGATTCGCTTGCCGCTAGTTACCTAA
- a CDS encoding carbon-nitrogen hydrolase family protein: MNQDTVRVAVIQAASVMMDREATTQKAVTLIYEAAEKGANLVVFPEAFIPGYPRGLSFGTKIGTRSESGRKDWLRYWENSVPIPGETTDILGEAARKANVYVVIGIIERDQESSAGTVYCTMVYFGPDGKIVGKHRKLKPTGSERLIWGEGDGSTLPVIQTPFGKIGGLICWENYMPLARTAMYAKGVDIYIAPTADARDTWQSTIRHIAVEGRCFVLSCNQFFTKAMYPQDLACYDELISSPEEMSRGGSAIIGPLGEYIVEPVFGHEDILLADLDLRLIPYSRFDFDVVGHYARPDIFQLVVNEEKRESVRSIHTKKPGIQ; the protein is encoded by the coding sequence ATGAACCAAGATACCGTACGCGTAGCTGTTATTCAAGCCGCATCCGTTATGATGGATCGAGAAGCCACAACCCAAAAGGCAGTTACTCTCATTTATGAGGCAGCTGAAAAAGGGGCCAATCTGGTCGTATTCCCAGAAGCATTCATTCCTGGATATCCACGCGGACTATCGTTTGGCACAAAGATCGGAACCCGTTCTGAATCGGGACGAAAAGATTGGCTTCGCTACTGGGAAAACTCAGTCCCGATTCCTGGAGAGACTACCGATATTTTAGGAGAAGCCGCACGCAAAGCTAATGTGTATGTTGTTATCGGAATCATTGAAAGAGATCAAGAGTCCAGTGCGGGTACCGTCTATTGTACGATGGTATATTTTGGACCAGACGGAAAGATTGTTGGCAAACACCGCAAGTTAAAGCCGACAGGTTCTGAGCGATTAATCTGGGGAGAAGGGGATGGGAGTACCCTTCCTGTTATTCAAACTCCCTTTGGAAAAATAGGCGGTCTTATTTGTTGGGAAAACTACATGCCTCTCGCTCGGACGGCCATGTATGCAAAAGGTGTAGACATATACATTGCTCCGACAGCTGATGCGCGGGATACGTGGCAATCCACGATTCGTCATATTGCTGTCGAAGGCCGCTGCTTTGTACTGTCTTGCAATCAATTTTTCACAAAAGCTATGTACCCACAAGACCTTGCTTGCTACGACGAACTTATATCGTCTCCGGAGGAAATGTCCCGTGGGGGAAGCGCTATCATCGGTCCGCTTGGTGAATATATCGTAGAGCCTGTATTTGGACATGAAGATATTTTACTAGCTGATCTAGATTTACGTCTCATCCCGTATAGCCGCTTTGATTTTGACGTTGTGGGACATTATGCACGACCAGATATTTTTCAACTAGTTGTAAACGAAGAGAAAAGAGAAAGCGTTCGATCAATTCATACGAAAAAACCCGGAATTCAGTGA